In Bacillota bacterium, a genomic segment contains:
- a CDS encoding 3'-5' exonuclease → MATIGNREGIVAPPFRRLWLSERFNRSLQQYLEGKPRRAGAVFRVLDGFLTDPATLQRSPIHNPRHKLYHTRVSRGDRLIDLPLGGQASAETLVLNIGDHSVNDWAEGYSGNPRDELGRSTAYVPPLSDGSGGEAERGKTNRRAASSPWRRASAHPGTYGEYLTSADLAYHHVAEELIPVVLNTDTRVPLENVGLDRELADLLQTLYIQRLPAAPVPVPLPGLGPPPALPVTREQLPALLRMPLAKFLSQVSDEQRRLIERPGLGLMVVKGAAGTGKTVVGVRRIEHLLMTQLSPRILFLCFNQVLRDTVYQMLQDVLGNRPEDLKVTVQTAYQWMGDLGQRCGVHPGARMVDRNELKQLVAEIRRGMPAPTARIAGLPDEYVLSEIAEVIYGRAIRDEQTYADPRQTDRSGRVIPISPEERRYIWQVHRALEKQAANRGEMLWEALPAHLLRALPERSGNWPLYDAVVVDEAQDLLPAVFRLLIRVQGGRDHGFVVLGDAAQNVYRASFRWADTGLRVTGGHVTVLRRCYRTTRQIIEAAAPLLNGVRARLAEDLVEPEAADREGPVPDVVLVDSEEQEAAFVARRVFELIEQGVAPSSIAVFANSRAALGRLSAELEATGVPCEPYEKERGGGRVEKSINIFEPTVKLLTVYSAKGIEFPFVFICGVTEPRYPSRGLDVEKVERARRVLYTAMMRAAFHVTLTAVAASRSGLLDEVQSAVRRSAAGAAESVAG, encoded by the coding sequence ATGGCCACAATTGGAAACCGGGAAGGGATCGTGGCGCCGCCGTTTAGAAGACTCTGGCTCAGTGAACGGTTCAACCGTTCGCTGCAGCAGTACCTCGAGGGCAAACCGAGGCGGGCCGGCGCGGTCTTCCGGGTACTCGACGGGTTCCTGACGGACCCGGCGACCCTTCAGCGAAGCCCCATCCATAACCCCCGCCACAAGCTCTACCATACCAGGGTGTCCCGGGGTGATCGGCTCATCGACCTGCCCCTCGGCGGACAAGCGTCTGCCGAGACCCTCGTGCTCAACATCGGGGATCATTCCGTCAACGACTGGGCGGAAGGTTACTCTGGCAACCCGCGTGATGAGCTGGGCCGCTCCACGGCGTATGTGCCCCCGTTATCGGACGGAAGCGGCGGGGAAGCCGAGCGGGGCAAAACGAACCGCCGTGCGGCGTCCTCCCCGTGGAGGCGTGCTTCGGCTCACCCCGGCACCTACGGCGAATACCTCACCTCTGCCGACCTAGCATACCACCACGTGGCGGAGGAGTTGATCCCGGTTGTTCTCAACACCGACACGCGCGTCCCGCTGGAGAACGTCGGACTCGACCGGGAACTGGCCGATCTGCTCCAAACCCTTTACATCCAGCGCCTCCCCGCGGCGCCCGTGCCCGTCCCGCTTCCGGGCCTCGGGCCTCCCCCGGCGCTTCCGGTCACCCGGGAGCAGTTGCCCGCCCTGCTGCGGATGCCGCTCGCCAAGTTCCTCTCGCAGGTCAGCGACGAGCAGCGGCGCCTCATCGAACGGCCGGGGCTGGGCCTCATGGTGGTCAAAGGCGCGGCCGGAACGGGAAAGACCGTCGTTGGCGTTCGGCGTATCGAGCACCTCCTGATGACCCAGCTTTCGCCGCGCATCCTGTTCCTCTGCTTCAATCAGGTGCTGCGGGACACCGTTTATCAGATGCTCCAGGACGTGCTGGGCAACCGGCCCGAGGACTTGAAGGTGACGGTCCAGACCGCCTACCAGTGGATGGGCGACCTTGGACAGCGCTGTGGCGTTCATCCCGGCGCTCGCATGGTGGACCGGAACGAATTGAAGCAACTGGTCGCCGAGATCCGCCGGGGTATGCCGGCACCCACTGCCCGCATTGCAGGCCTTCCGGACGAGTACGTTCTCAGCGAAATCGCTGAGGTCATCTACGGGCGCGCCATTCGGGACGAGCAGACATACGCCGACCCCCGCCAAACTGACCGGTCGGGCCGGGTCATTCCCATTTCACCCGAGGAGCGACGCTACATCTGGCAGGTGCACCGCGCCCTCGAGAAGCAGGCCGCCAACCGGGGCGAGATGCTGTGGGAAGCGCTGCCTGCTCACCTTCTCCGGGCGCTGCCAGAGCGCTCCGGCAACTGGCCGCTGTACGACGCGGTGGTCGTCGACGAGGCACAGGACCTCTTGCCGGCGGTCTTCAGGCTGCTGATCCGGGTTCAGGGCGGCCGTGACCACGGCTTCGTCGTGCTGGGCGACGCCGCGCAGAACGTGTACAGGGCGTCGTTCCGCTGGGCCGACACCGGGCTGCGGGTCACGGGCGGACACGTGACGGTCTTGCGGCGGTGCTACCGCACAACCCGCCAGATCATCGAAGCGGCGGCACCACTCTTGAACGGGGTGCGCGCACGGCTGGCCGAAGACCTCGTCGAGCCGGAGGCGGCGGACCGGGAGGGACCGGTACCGGACGTCGTGCTGGTTGACAGCGAGGAGCAGGAGGCCGCGTTTGTAGCGCGGCGCGTATTCGAACTGATTGAACAGGGCGTTGCCCCGTCCTCGATCGCCGTCTTTGCAAACAGCAGGGCGGCGTTGGGCCGCCTGAGCGCGGAGCTTGAGGCGACGGGCGTCCCGTGCGAACCTTACGAGAAGGAACGAGGCGGCGGGCGCGTCGAGAAGTCCATCAACATTTTCGAACCCACCGTGAAGCTCCTGACGGTTTACAGCGCCAAGGGGATCGAGTTTCCCTTCGTCTTCATCTGCGGGGTGACGGAGCCGCGCTACCCCTCTCGGGGGTTGGACGTCGAGAAGGTGGAGCGCGCCCGGCGAGTGCTTTACACCGCCATGATGCGGGCCGCCTTCCATGTGACGCTCACGGCGGTGGCCGCCAGCCGTTCCGGGCTGCTGGACGAGGTGCAGTCAGCTGTCCGGCGCAGCGCGGCGGGCGCCGCAGAGAGTGTGGCAGGCTGA
- a CDS encoding FAD-binding oxidoreductase, with protein sequence MRSADVVIIGAGVHGASAAYHLAKAGKEVLLLEKTHPGSGASGVSGGIIRCHYSNESMVRLAHRAAERWPSLADELGGPTDYVHNGLIMLVAPEDADTLRRVVEMQQRLGVRTRVIELSEVERHLPGLNPDGLALACIEESAGYADPYAATQAFIGAARRLGAQVELETPVTGFEVAGGRVRAVETPRGTIRCDYVINAAGAWARRVGELVGLDLPVHPGIVQMAAFRPGFAGYTGTSPTWVDLTTLTYCRPDRGGLALCGGGTGENEALVSEEPDPDHFNPHPPLLFEAEMAENLGRRFKWLAGIPKVRSWAGVDGISPDFHLIFGEMPGLKGFINVIGGSGNSFKLSPATGEAVSELIVHGECSHLDMQAFSIDRFEAGRPFRGKYRMHIVG encoded by the coding sequence ATGCGTTCAGCCGACGTCGTCATCATCGGTGCGGGCGTCCATGGGGCGAGTGCTGCTTACCACCTGGCCAAAGCCGGCAAAGAGGTCCTCCTTCTCGAGAAAACGCACCCGGGAAGCGGTGCGTCCGGCGTTTCGGGCGGCATCATCCGCTGCCACTACTCCAACGAGTCCATGGTCCGTCTCGCGCATCGCGCAGCCGAGCGCTGGCCTTCGCTGGCCGACGAGCTGGGTGGTCCGACCGACTACGTCCACAACGGTCTCATCATGCTGGTGGCACCTGAGGATGCCGACACGCTGCGCCGGGTGGTCGAGATGCAACAGCGCCTCGGCGTCCGGACTCGAGTCATCGAGCTCTCCGAGGTGGAACGGCACCTGCCCGGCCTCAATCCGGACGGGCTGGCGCTAGCCTGCATCGAGGAGTCGGCCGGGTACGCGGATCCCTACGCGGCCACCCAGGCGTTCATCGGCGCGGCGCGGCGGCTCGGAGCGCAGGTGGAATTGGAGACGCCGGTGACGGGGTTCGAGGTGGCCGGCGGCCGGGTGCGCGCGGTCGAAACCCCCAGGGGAACCATTCGTTGCGACTACGTCATCAATGCCGCCGGCGCCTGGGCCCGCCGGGTGGGCGAGCTCGTGGGCCTTGACCTTCCCGTCCATCCCGGTATCGTGCAAATGGCTGCCTTCAGGCCGGGATTTGCTGGCTACACGGGCACCTCCCCCACCTGGGTCGACCTGACGACCCTGACGTATTGCCGGCCGGACAGGGGCGGCCTGGCACTCTGCGGCGGGGGTACCGGCGAAAACGAGGCGCTTGTGTCGGAGGAGCCGGATCCGGACCATTTCAACCCCCACCCGCCGCTTTTGTTCGAGGCGGAGATGGCCGAAAACCTCGGGAGGCGCTTCAAGTGGCTCGCCGGCATCCCGAAGGTTCGGTCATGGGCGGGTGTGGACGGGATCAGCCCCGATTTCCACCTGATTTTCGGGGAGATGCCGGGTCTCAAGGGCTTCATCAACGTGATCGGCGGCAGCGGCAACTCGTTCAAGCTGAGCCCTGCCACCGGCGAAGCCGTCAGCGAGCTTATCGTGCACGGCGAATGCAGCCACCTGGACATGCAAGCCTTCTCCATCGACCGGTTCGAAGCGGGGCGGCCCTTCCGGGGCAAGTACCGGATGCACATCGTGGGGTAA
- a CDS encoding branched-chain amino acid ABC transporter permease: MDLLAQVALNGLIAGSMYALVAIGYNLVYGVLKFINFAHGDVAMVGAYVAFFLTGAGVVSAGRLAGAVVAAAAFCALLGVLIERAVYRPLRAAPRLQPLIAAIGAALALQSAVMLLAGAGIRSLTLEGPGVIRLGSLYLTPSQILIFAMGLLLLVAVQFLVYRTPFGADIRATADNLALAHALGIDVDRVMRAVFALGSALAGVGGLLVGLEVQLAPTMGFSVGMKAFSAVVLGGIGSLPGAIAGSFIIGLTEHFTAWFTSSLWKETVAYLALVLTLLVRPSGLFGRRAEEAVRS, from the coding sequence GTGGACCTGCTTGCTCAGGTAGCGCTAAACGGTCTTATTGCGGGCAGCATGTACGCTCTCGTCGCCATCGGGTACAACCTGGTGTACGGCGTCTTGAAGTTCATCAACTTCGCTCACGGGGATGTGGCGATGGTCGGCGCGTACGTTGCCTTTTTCCTCACGGGAGCCGGGGTTGTGAGCGCAGGGCGCCTGGCAGGAGCTGTCGTGGCCGCAGCCGCCTTCTGCGCGCTGCTCGGGGTGTTGATTGAACGTGCCGTTTACCGCCCGCTGCGGGCTGCCCCCAGGCTCCAGCCGCTGATTGCCGCCATCGGCGCCGCCCTGGCGCTGCAGAGCGCCGTCATGTTGCTGGCGGGCGCCGGTATCCGGTCCTTGACCCTGGAGGGGCCTGGGGTCATTCGTCTCGGCTCCCTGTACCTGACACCGTCACAGATCCTGATCTTCGCCATGGGGCTCCTGCTGCTGGTCGCGGTACAGTTCCTCGTTTACCGGACCCCCTTCGGGGCGGACATCCGGGCAACTGCCGACAATCTGGCTCTGGCCCACGCGCTCGGCATCGACGTGGACCGCGTGATGCGTGCAGTGTTCGCCCTGGGGTCTGCCCTGGCCGGAGTCGGTGGCCTCCTGGTGGGGCTGGAAGTTCAACTGGCACCGACCATGGGCTTTTCGGTGGGCATGAAGGCATTCTCGGCAGTGGTGCTCGGAGGGATCGGAAGCCTCCCGGGAGCGATCGCCGGCAGCTTCATCATCGGGTTGACAGAGCACTTCACTGCATGGTTCACGTCCAGCCTCTGGAAGGAAACGGTCGCCTACCTCGCCCTGGTGCTGACGCTGCTTGTCCGGCCCTCGGGGCTTTTCGGAAGGCGCGCCGAGGAGGCCGTACGCTCGTGA
- a CDS encoding branched-chain amino acid ABC transporter permease, with amino-acid sequence MIWHFLITASLMGALAVSLNLAVGSAGLFNIGHAAYFGVGAYTSALLVLAGVRFELALPGAAVVAGILGLALGGLTLKLEGDYFAVASLGLGIVTQAVLNNWQGLTRGPMGIPGIPAPAIFGVELNTLPAQFLLAAFYLVLVYLTVERLTRSPFGLSLRAVRDDEAATAALGKPVVALKVQAAAVSALFAGGAGSLYAHYVSYIDPSQFGLALSVSLLVAVIFGGLGNHLGAILAATLLAGMQQGLLLLGVPPGLSGGLQQLLFSVALVALVLVRPRGLLAERRWRAAFAPPSPERGVRAAFSNSRLPVSVVEEGRNDARDSFGRSIRHGA; translated from the coding sequence GTGATCTGGCACTTTCTCATCACGGCATCGCTCATGGGCGCACTCGCCGTGAGCCTCAACCTGGCAGTGGGATCGGCCGGGCTGTTCAATATCGGGCACGCGGCCTACTTCGGCGTGGGTGCCTACACCTCGGCCCTGCTGGTGCTGGCCGGAGTTAGGTTCGAGCTGGCCCTGCCGGGTGCTGCTGTTGTAGCGGGGATCCTGGGGCTGGCGCTGGGAGGTCTGACGCTGAAGCTCGAAGGGGACTACTTCGCCGTGGCTTCGCTTGGCCTGGGAATCGTGACCCAGGCCGTGCTGAACAACTGGCAAGGCCTCACCCGGGGACCCATGGGGATCCCCGGCATCCCGGCGCCGGCCATCTTCGGGGTCGAGTTGAACACGCTACCCGCTCAGTTTCTCCTCGCGGCGTTTTATCTCGTCCTGGTCTACCTGACGGTGGAACGGCTGACGCGCTCTCCATTCGGGCTTTCGCTGCGGGCCGTGCGGGACGACGAAGCGGCGACGGCTGCTCTGGGCAAGCCCGTGGTGGCGCTCAAGGTTCAGGCGGCCGCCGTCTCCGCGCTCTTTGCCGGGGGTGCGGGAAGCCTCTACGCCCATTACGTGAGCTACATCGATCCCTCCCAGTTTGGCCTGGCGCTGTCGGTCAGCCTGCTTGTCGCCGTGATCTTCGGCGGGTTGGGAAACCACTTGGGGGCGATCCTGGCCGCCACCCTCCTGGCCGGCATGCAGCAAGGGTTGCTGCTGCTGGGCGTGCCGCCTGGGCTGTCCGGAGGGCTGCAGCAGCTTCTGTTCAGCGTCGCGCTCGTTGCCCTGGTGCTGGTGCGCCCCCGAGGCCTGCTGGCGGAGCGGCGCTGGCGGGCTGCCTTCGCGCCACCATCCCCCGAGCGTGGCGTTCGGGCTGCCTTCTCGAACAGCCGGCTCCCCGTATCCGTCGTGGAAGAAGGGCGCAACGATGCGCGCGACTCGTTCGGCCGCAGCATCCGCCACGGTGCTTGA
- a CDS encoding ABC transporter ATP-binding protein — translation MRATRSAAASATVLEVRSVSKHFGGLSALQRVSMNVRAGAIHGIIGPNGSGKSTLLSIISGFYRPSEGRIVFDGQDITGWRPEWIARAGLVRTFQLARTFSGLSVWEHLLVAVPNPTAERCWRSLASPSRRWIAPDQIQRARELLSLTRLVHLANEPAANLSYGQQKLLSMAAVVMTGARVLLLDEPMAGVNPALGQVVRQAIREWNRQGLTFVIVEHDMGFVMEMCDEVLVLEAGSVIARGTPDRVRTDPDVIRAYLGG, via the coding sequence ATGCGCGCGACTCGTTCGGCCGCAGCATCCGCCACGGTGCTTGAAGTCCGTTCGGTCAGCAAACACTTCGGCGGCCTGTCCGCTCTTCAAAGGGTCTCCATGAACGTCCGCGCCGGTGCCATCCATGGAATCATCGGGCCCAACGGATCGGGCAAGTCGACGCTGCTCAGCATCATAAGCGGGTTCTACCGGCCCTCCGAAGGGCGGATCGTGTTTGACGGCCAGGACATCACGGGATGGCGACCTGAGTGGATTGCGCGAGCCGGCCTTGTCCGAACCTTTCAACTCGCGCGCACCTTCTCCGGCCTTTCGGTGTGGGAGCACCTGCTGGTGGCTGTCCCCAACCCGACGGCGGAACGGTGCTGGCGGAGCCTGGCCAGCCCTTCCCGGCGGTGGATTGCGCCCGACCAGATCCAGCGGGCGAGGGAGTTACTCTCCCTGACGCGACTCGTTCATCTGGCCAACGAGCCCGCCGCCAACCTGTCTTACGGGCAGCAAAAGCTGCTTTCGATGGCGGCTGTGGTGATGACCGGAGCCCGGGTACTGCTCCTGGACGAGCCCATGGCCGGCGTAAACCCTGCGCTGGGGCAGGTGGTGCGGCAGGCCATAAGGGAGTGGAACCGGCAGGGTCTTACGTTCGTGATCGTGGAACACGACATGGGCTTCGTCATGGAGATGTGTGACGAGGTACTCGTCCTCGAGGCCGGCTCGGTCATCGCTCGTGGAACTCCTGACCGGGTGCGCACCGATCCGGACGTCATTCGGGCCTACCTGGGGGGCTAG
- a CDS encoding ABC transporter ATP-binding protein, producing the protein MSGADVALRVEELQASYGRLQVLYGVSLAARVGACTVILGPNGAGKSSLFRAIFGQMQLLGGRVTLQAEEVTGLRARELVRRGMVFVPQGRTIFPSLSVQENLVIGRRAADLGDVAPSEQERVLGWFPVLRERLGQRAGTLSGGEQQMLAIARALLTRPRVLLVDEPTLGLAPMVRKLLFETIRGLVREGITVVMVEQNAREALAVADYAYVLEMGRNRLEGEGRAMLGDPRLEKLYLGGSTEKGA; encoded by the coding sequence ATGTCCGGGGCTGACGTCGCGCTGCGGGTGGAGGAACTGCAGGCTTCCTACGGCCGGCTTCAGGTGCTTTACGGCGTGAGTCTGGCCGCCAGGGTGGGGGCCTGCACGGTCATCCTCGGCCCCAACGGGGCGGGCAAGTCCAGCCTCTTTCGAGCCATTTTCGGCCAGATGCAGCTCCTTGGAGGGCGGGTCACTCTGCAGGCAGAGGAGGTGACCGGGTTACGTGCGCGGGAGCTGGTCCGCCGGGGAATGGTGTTCGTACCCCAGGGGCGCACGATCTTCCCTTCGCTGAGCGTGCAGGAAAACCTCGTCATCGGCCGGCGGGCAGCAGACCTGGGCGACGTGGCTCCCAGCGAGCAGGAACGGGTGCTTGGTTGGTTCCCGGTCTTGCGCGAGCGCCTCGGGCAAAGAGCCGGCACGCTGTCCGGCGGCGAGCAGCAGATGCTGGCCATCGCGCGGGCCCTGTTGACCCGCCCTCGTGTGCTGCTCGTGGATGAGCCGACGCTGGGCCTGGCGCCAATGGTACGCAAGCTGCTCTTCGAAACGATACGGGGGCTCGTCCGGGAAGGCATCACGGTGGTCATGGTCGAGCAAAACGCCAGAGAGGCGCTTGCTGTCGCCGACTACGCCTACGTCCTGGAGATGGGGCGAAACCGCCTCGAAGGCGAAGGCCGGGCCATGCTCGGCGACCCCCGTCTCGAGAAGCTATATCTCGGCGGAAGTACGGAGAAGGGGGCTTGA
- a CDS encoding ABC transporter substrate-binding protein: MVRGSAARVSAVATVVLAVTLAVGLLVPVGGAAPAAAAAGEPIRLGFINHLTGDAAVYGESMRKGTQLAVEEINAAGGINGRPVEVVYVDDQLNAAQAVAGVRRLIERDRVPVIMGSGSSSITLAIGPVAREARVVLISSISTAPALKDLGPYFFAVMASDFAQGEEWANIARRRGIKEAAVAYINNDYGIGVKDVFTRRFTEDGGKILASVAFSVGATDLRTEILKLRQSRARTVFVVSHVREGALLIKQAAELGLRPQWIGDVALQTREVPELAGSAAEGMLALSAGVKGEAYERFARRFVERYGEEPTIWSDFAYDTTHLVVEAIRVNGYSAEGIRRWLDRVEGWPGASGRISFDENGIRSVDGAFQLYQVVNGRWVPVP; the protein is encoded by the coding sequence ATGGTTCGCGGGAGCGCGGCCCGCGTATCGGCCGTTGCCACAGTTGTCCTGGCTGTGACGCTCGCGGTTGGGCTGCTGGTGCCCGTGGGCGGTGCGGCCCCCGCCGCCGCGGCGGCGGGAGAGCCGATTCGTCTTGGCTTCATCAACCATCTAACTGGCGACGCGGCCGTATATGGGGAGAGCATGCGTAAGGGGACTCAACTGGCGGTGGAAGAGATCAATGCCGCTGGCGGGATCAACGGGCGCCCCGTTGAGGTGGTCTACGTCGACGACCAGCTCAACGCCGCACAGGCCGTGGCAGGGGTCCGTCGTTTGATCGAGCGAGATCGCGTGCCGGTCATCATGGGCTCCGGCTCGTCGTCTATCACCCTCGCCATCGGCCCGGTTGCACGTGAGGCTCGGGTGGTGCTCATCTCGTCCATCTCCACGGCTCCGGCTTTGAAAGATCTCGGGCCGTACTTCTTCGCCGTGATGGCGTCTGACTTCGCACAGGGCGAGGAGTGGGCCAACATCGCCCGCCGGCGCGGTATCAAAGAGGCGGCGGTTGCCTACATCAACAATGACTACGGCATCGGAGTCAAGGACGTTTTCACCCGGCGCTTCACCGAAGACGGGGGAAAGATTCTGGCGTCGGTGGCGTTTTCCGTCGGCGCAACGGATTTGAGGACGGAGATATTGAAACTGCGCCAGAGCAGAGCGCGGACCGTCTTCGTGGTCTCTCATGTCAGGGAAGGCGCTCTCCTCATCAAACAAGCGGCGGAACTGGGGCTTCGGCCCCAGTGGATCGGCGACGTTGCGCTTCAGACCCGGGAGGTTCCCGAACTGGCGGGTTCGGCTGCAGAGGGGATGCTGGCGCTGAGCGCAGGTGTCAAAGGCGAAGCCTACGAGCGGTTCGCCAGGCGCTTCGTGGAGCGGTACGGCGAAGAGCCGACCATCTGGTCGGACTTCGCCTACGACACGACCCACCTGGTGGTGGAAGCGATCCGGGTGAACGGCTACTCGGCCGAGGGGATCCGGCGATGGCTCGACCGGGTCGAGGGGTGGCCGGGGGCCAGCGGGCGCATCAGCTTCGACGAGAACGGCATCCGCTCAGTGGACGGCGCATTTCAGCTCTATCAGGTGGTCAACGGGAGGTGGGTGCCCGTACCCTGA
- a CDS encoding branched-chain amino acid ABC transporter permease — protein MVAGVAGQALVRRYDREFALVHGSAGWAATAVLAAALMLAPAYLGSYFLYVGSLVGINVITAVGLNILVGFTGQMSLGQAGFVAIGAYGTALLTLRASVPFPVALAGGAAVAAAFGWALGLPALRLKGPYLAIATMGFGIAVQQVLTNWEAVSGGRTGLMVPPPRVGPWVLASDAARYELVLACAALLTLAAYNIGRSYVGRAMIAVRDSDLAAQMSGVNLTRYKTLAFGVSAFYAGTAGGLSAAVLGYLEPNMFTFLDSIYYLGMVVVGGLGTVPGPVVGAAIMTALPQLASRAREYLPIVYGAVLLVIMALEPTGIYGRWLKVKRYFKTWPL, from the coding sequence GTGGTGGCCGGCGTGGCCGGCCAGGCGCTCGTTCGCCGCTACGATCGCGAATTCGCGCTGGTTCACGGCTCGGCAGGCTGGGCTGCAACGGCCGTGCTGGCGGCCGCGCTCATGCTCGCTCCTGCCTACCTGGGCTCCTACTTCCTGTACGTGGGCTCCCTCGTCGGGATCAACGTCATCACCGCCGTCGGCCTCAACATCCTGGTGGGCTTCACGGGCCAGATGTCGCTGGGACAGGCGGGGTTCGTGGCCATCGGTGCCTACGGGACCGCGCTCCTGACGCTTCGGGCCAGCGTGCCGTTTCCCGTGGCGCTCGCGGGGGGTGCCGCGGTGGCCGCGGCGTTCGGCTGGGCGTTGGGGCTGCCGGCGCTTCGCCTCAAAGGGCCCTATCTCGCCATTGCCACCATGGGGTTCGGGATCGCGGTGCAGCAGGTGCTGACCAACTGGGAGGCGGTGTCAGGCGGGCGAACCGGCCTGATGGTGCCGCCGCCCCGGGTGGGGCCGTGGGTGCTCGCATCCGACGCCGCCCGGTACGAACTGGTGCTTGCATGCGCCGCGCTCTTGACGCTTGCCGCTTACAACATCGGCCGTTCCTACGTGGGCCGGGCGATGATAGCGGTCCGGGATAGCGATCTGGCGGCCCAGATGAGCGGCGTCAACTTGACACGCTACAAGACCCTGGCGTTTGGAGTAAGCGCGTTCTACGCCGGGACGGCAGGCGGTCTGTCGGCCGCCGTGCTGGGGTACCTTGAGCCCAACATGTTCACGTTCCTGGACTCCATCTACTATCTCGGCATGGTGGTGGTCGGGGGCCTGGGCACCGTTCCGGGTCCGGTGGTGGGCGCGGCCATCATGACGGCTCTGCCGCAGCTCGCAAGCCGGGCACGGGAATACCTGCCTATTGTGTACGGCGCTGTACTGCTCGTCATCATGGCCCTTGAGCCTACAGGCATCTACGGGCGCTGGCTCAAGGTGAAGCGCTACTTCAAGACCTGGCCGCTGTGA
- a CDS encoding branched-chain amino acid ABC transporter permease — MDLALQYIVNGITAGSLYALVALGIVLLYRISRVLNFAHGDMAALGTLVAYTLVAEVGLPFGAGAAAGVAAAAALAALFYLSVLRHAREASPLGQSVMTLGLALLLSGAAVVIWGTDIKAMPFPLSAARVYGVGPVVASELHIGSTLAAGLLMAALYWAVERSPWGLAMRAISQDPVAARLLGVRSRRVLAAGWALSAALGAVAGLLLAPVTLLDPFFMLNPFLKGFAAAVMGGLDSPPGAVVGGVVLGVLESLLAGYASVAFKSTLAFALIVLVLMVRPEGLLRREFKRRV; from the coding sequence TTGGATCTGGCCCTTCAGTACATCGTCAACGGCATCACGGCCGGCAGCCTCTATGCGCTGGTGGCCCTCGGGATCGTGCTGCTCTACCGCATCTCCCGGGTGCTCAACTTCGCACACGGCGACATGGCGGCCCTCGGCACGCTGGTCGCCTACACGCTCGTCGCGGAGGTGGGCCTGCCCTTTGGGGCCGGCGCGGCAGCCGGCGTGGCGGCCGCCGCGGCGCTTGCGGCGCTCTTCTACCTCTCGGTGCTGCGCCATGCCCGGGAGGCCTCCCCCCTGGGCCAGTCCGTGATGACTCTGGGCCTGGCGCTCCTGCTGAGCGGCGCCGCCGTCGTCATCTGGGGAACCGATATCAAGGCCATGCCGTTCCCGCTCTCGGCCGCCCGGGTCTACGGCGTGGGGCCGGTGGTGGCGAGCGAGCTGCACATCGGAAGCACGCTCGCCGCCGGGCTTTTGATGGCGGCCCTCTACTGGGCCGTTGAACGCAGCCCCTGGGGCCTGGCCATGCGCGCCATCTCGCAGGATCCAGTCGCTGCCCGGCTCCTCGGGGTGCGGTCGCGCCGGGTCCTGGCCGCCGGGTGGGCGCTCTCGGCGGCGCTCGGAGCGGTGGCAGGGCTTCTGCTTGCGCCCGTCACGCTGCTCGACCCCTTTTTCATGCTCAACCCGTTTCTGAAAGGGTTTGCAGCGGCCGTCATGGGCGGGCTCGACAGCCCGCCCGGAGCCGTCGTCGGGGGGGTGGTGCTGGGGGTTCTGGAGAGCCTGCTTGCGGGGTATGCCTCCGTTGCGTTCAAGTCGACGCTTGCGTTCGCGCTCATCGTTCTGGTTCTCATGGTGCGCCCGGAGGGGCTGCTCAGGCGAGAGTTCAAGCGGCGGGTCTGA